The proteins below come from a single Triticum aestivum cultivar Chinese Spring chromosome 5D, IWGSC CS RefSeq v2.1, whole genome shotgun sequence genomic window:
- the LOC123124474 gene encoding uncharacterized protein encodes MIPVPKPTFPNHGGGGEAFQAAGGEAFQAGGGAGFFRPAAVRVFRPTTAGRRRRPPWLLCLGAGDERKMGGGANPRSTNGRWAAITSSQDVEVPKFDFGLPRNQFDAEKVAQEPVRFWAAQAQNAEEDNVKDEQGETGL; translated from the exons ATGATCCCAGTTCCCAAACCCACGTTCCCGaatcacggcggcggcggcgaggctttTCAGGCCGCCGGCGGCGAGGCGTTTCAGGCCGGCGGCGGTGCTGGTTTTTTCAGGCCGGCGGCTGTGCGGGTCTTCAGGCCGACGACGGCTGGACGAAGGCGGCGGCCGCCATGGCTGTTATGTCTGGGCGCCGGCGACGAACGGAAGATGGGCGGCGGGGCCAACCCAAGGTCGACGAATGGAAGATGGGCGGCGATCACATCATCACAG GATGTGGAGGTCCCCAAGTTTGATTTTGGGCTGCCCAGGAACCAGTTTGATGCTGAGAAAGTTGCCCAGGAACCAGTTCGATTTTGGGCTGCCCAGGCACAAAATGCAGAAGAAGATAATGTCAAGGATGAACAAGGAGAGACTGGACTGTAG
- the LOC123119852 gene encoding probable histone H2AXb has product MSSAGGGRGKGKAVSKTVSRSSKAGLQFPVGRIARYLKIGKYAQRVGAGAPVYLSAVLEYLAAEVLELAGNAARDNKKTRIVPRHIQLAVRNDEELSRLLGAVTIAAGGVLPNIHTTLLPKKVGKGKGDIGSASQEF; this is encoded by the exons ATGAGTTCTGCTGGCGGCGGGAGGGGCAAGGGCAAGGCGGTGTCCAAGACCGTCTCGCGGTCTTCCAAGGCCGGCCTCCAGTTCCCCGTCGGCCGCATCGCCAGGTACCTCAAGATCGGCAAGTACGCCCAGCGCGTCGGCGCCGGCGCCCCCGTCTACCTCTCCGCCGTCCTCGAGTACCTCGCCGCTGAG GTCCTGGAGCTCGCCGGCAACGCTGCGCGCGACAACAAGAAGACCCGGATCGTGCCGCGCCACATCCAGCTGGCGGTCCGCAACGATGAGGAGCTGAGCCGGCTTCTGGGCGCGGTCACCATCGCCGCCGGTGGTGTGCTGCCCAACATCCACACCACGCTGCTCCCCAAGAAGGTCGGCAAGGGCAAGGGCGACATCGGCTCCGCGTCCCAGGAGTTCTAG
- the LOC123119851 gene encoding myosin-3, translated as MAKKKSSSAAAAAANGNDNGNQAAVAANGNGNGNHAAASNGNGNHAAPAPAPGMEEKRDSSPVRDRKAEQLKTLNSMLLKEAVERRGQVAALTARLEEISADGDALDAAERAVAQAALAAPLRAAADEAAALRARLAAVQDSLRLAESKAALEAGAKDDASARLEAVAGEKARFLKLLQVKEAEVASISKKVASLSAMMAELEANNSELLSQNGELMKQLEETKEAVRVVSCQKAEVERSFQEFKKESEAFRVDMEGKLKAKVEELKVLGSKKAEMDARVASLETELALSVTKTGGLEAEVMAMKRELDLLKGKSDKLQSEVAEAEKKHSMSAEEVERLRMELGVLVKAKEVASKAFDAEKTEIVKELESLKRKVEEIQADKEAAEGVTREKDAQTVKLRAELEELHVSMSQLQTSCDELDTKHSSLQREKNSVLRALDAEKAEAGKLMSKIKELENCNGKMDSEIGELRMALKEKNGKIEVLSNEAEELQLAVAEAQKKNKGGIWAWVYAATTTMVAAISLIYAARGH; from the coding sequence ATGGCCAAGAAAaagtcctcctccgccgccgccgccgccgccaacggcaacgacaacggcaaccaggccgccgtcgccgccaatgGCAATGGCAACGGAAACCACGCCGCCGCGTCCAACGGCAACGGCAACCACGCTGCCCCGGCGCCAGCGCCGGGGATGGAGGAGAAGCGGGACTCATCGCCGGTACGGGACCGGAAAGCGGAGCAGCTAAAGACGCTCAACTCCATGCTCCTCAAGGAGGCGGTCGAGCGGCGCGGCCAGGTGGCGGCGCTCACGGCGCGCCTCGAGGAGATCTCCGCCGATGGCGACGCGCTCGACGCCGCCGAGCGCGCAGTCGCGCAagccgccctcgccgcgcccctccGCGCCGCGGCCGACGAGGCAGCCGCGCTCCGCGcacgcctcgccgccgtccaggaCTCCCTCCGGCTCGCGGAATCGAAGGCCGCGCTCGAGGCGGGCGCCAAGGACGATGCCAGCGCGCGCCTTGAGGCGGTCGCTGGGGAGAAGGCACGGTTCCTGAAACTTCTCCAGGTCAAGGAGGCGGAGGTGGCGTCCATATCCAAAAAGGTCGCGAGCCTGTCGGCCATGATGGCAGAGTTGGAGGCCAACAATTCCGAGCTGTTGAGTCAGAATGGCGAGCTCATGAAGCAATTGGAGGAGACAAAGGAGGCGGTTCGGGTGGTctcctgccagaaggcagaggtgGAGAGAAGCTTCCAGGAATTCAAGAAAGAATCTGAGGCGTTCCGGGTGGATATGGAGGGGAAGTTGAAGGCGAAGGTGGAGGAACTGAAGGTGCTGGGATCCAAGAAGGCTGAGATGGATGCAAGGGTGGCCTCTTTGGAAACAGAGCTCGCATTGTCTGTGACTAAGACAGGGGGATTAGAGGCTGAAGTGATGGCAATGAAGAGGGAGCTTGATTTGTTGAAGGGCAAAAGTGATAAGCTTCAATCAGAGGTTGCTGAAGCAGAGAAGAAACACAGCATGTCTGCAGAAGAGGTTGAGAGGCTCAGGATGGAACTGGGTGTGTTGGTGAAGGCAAAGGAGGTTGCTTCCAAGGCATTTGATGCTGAGAAGACTGAAATCGTGAAGGAGTTGGAGAGCCTCAAGAGGAAGGTGGAGGAAATCCAGGCTGACAAGGAGGCAGCCGAGGGGGTGACACGTGAGAAGGATGCTCAGACCGTTAAGCTGAGGGCTGAGTTGGAGGAGCTCCATGTTTCCATGTCACAGCTCCAAACATCATGTGATGAACTTGATACCAAGCATTCAAGCCTGCAGCGCGAGAAGAATTCAGTTCTGAGAGCACTGGATGCTGAGAAGGCTGAAGCAGGGAAGCTGATGTCGAAAATCAAGGAACTGGAGAACTGCAATGGTAAAATGGACAGTGAGATTGGAGAGTTGAGGATggcattgaaggaaaagaatgggaaGATCGAAGTCCTTTCCAATGAGGCTGAGGAGCTGCAGCTCGCAGTGGCTGAAGCGCAGAAGAAGAACAAGGGTGGTATCTGGGCGTGGGTGTatgccgccaccaccaccatggTGGCCGCAATCTCCCTGATCTATGCTGCCAGGGGCCATTGA